A section of the Pseudovibrio sp. M1P-2-3 genome encodes:
- a CDS encoding acyclic terpene utilization AtuA family protein has translation MVTQSSPHTSEENGHPAKTLRIGGASGFWGDWQGATQQLLANDRLEFIVYDYLAEVTMSIMARAREKDPKLGYAVDFVDTVLAQNLKKIAESNTKILSNAGGMNPLSCGEKIQRLVDRAGLDLKIAVVTGDDLTANAQEFSEAGTLEMFSKAEFPNPKNVVGINAYLGAEPVVAALEAGADIVITGRCADSALTLAACIYSFGWGAQDYDLLAAGSLAGHLLECGLQATGGNFTDWESVPDAVNMGYPIADIKPDGTMFLTKAANTGGLVSFGTVAEQLIYEIGDPAAYLLPDVTCDFTCVQIEQAGENRVHIKGAKGKPAPKDLKVSLVSADGWRLGVLLAFAGLDAAKKADHFASCVLERANNVLKKLGAPPYIEISKEIIGAGSQLGTKNVSASEEVVLKLAVHHADQRATQLLLREVSGFALGGPPGLLPFNGGRARPTPVIGLFSFLIDRKDVSPTVTMDGETVPFTPQVSDLEPCEKNESPQVDILPEIVVREPYISVPLVELAYARSGDKGNKVNIGIIARKPEYLPWIAKGLSTEGILEAFAHFRPESAEVFHLSGVHALNIVLNDVLAGGGISSLRMDPQGKAYAQVLLHQSIVVPEKLVSLKTISQSPFEIEELT, from the coding sequence ATGGTAACTCAGTCCAGTCCACATACGAGTGAAGAAAATGGTCATCCTGCAAAAACACTGCGCATTGGCGGCGCCAGTGGTTTTTGGGGGGATTGGCAAGGCGCTACTCAGCAGCTGCTTGCCAATGATCGTTTGGAATTCATCGTTTACGATTATCTGGCTGAAGTAACCATGTCCATAATGGCGAGGGCGCGGGAGAAGGATCCCAAACTTGGGTACGCCGTTGACTTTGTTGATACGGTCCTTGCTCAAAATCTCAAAAAAATTGCAGAATCAAATACCAAGATATTGAGCAATGCTGGGGGAATGAATCCTCTCAGCTGCGGTGAGAAAATTCAGAGGCTGGTTGATCGTGCGGGACTGGATTTAAAAATTGCAGTGGTCACCGGAGATGATCTAACTGCAAATGCCCAAGAATTCTCGGAGGCGGGGACCTTGGAGATGTTTTCGAAAGCTGAGTTCCCCAACCCCAAAAATGTAGTCGGAATTAACGCCTATCTGGGGGCAGAGCCGGTTGTCGCCGCTCTAGAGGCTGGTGCCGATATTGTGATTACCGGCAGGTGCGCCGACAGTGCGTTAACTCTGGCTGCCTGCATTTACTCTTTTGGCTGGGGAGCTCAAGATTATGATCTTCTAGCTGCTGGTAGTCTGGCGGGGCATTTGCTGGAGTGTGGCCTACAGGCCACCGGTGGCAATTTTACCGACTGGGAGAGTGTTCCTGATGCCGTGAATATGGGGTATCCCATTGCCGATATAAAGCCAGATGGCACTATGTTCCTGACCAAAGCGGCCAATACGGGTGGTCTGGTCAGCTTTGGTACTGTTGCCGAACAGTTAATCTATGAAATTGGTGATCCCGCCGCATATCTGCTACCAGATGTCACCTGCGATTTTACATGTGTTCAAATTGAACAGGCAGGAGAAAATAGAGTCCACATTAAAGGTGCCAAAGGGAAACCCGCGCCGAAGGATTTAAAGGTCTCTCTTGTTTCAGCGGATGGCTGGCGTTTGGGTGTACTTTTGGCCTTTGCAGGTTTGGATGCCGCAAAAAAGGCAGATCACTTTGCAAGCTGTGTTTTAGAGCGGGCGAACAATGTACTGAAGAAACTCGGAGCTCCTCCCTATATTGAAATCTCTAAGGAGATTATTGGTGCTGGCAGCCAGCTAGGCACAAAAAATGTCAGCGCAAGTGAAGAGGTAGTTTTAAAACTAGCGGTGCACCATGCTGACCAGCGAGCTACTCAGTTACTACTCAGAGAAGTATCCGGCTTTGCCCTCGGCGGACCTCCGGGCCTACTGCCTTTTAATGGAGGCAGAGCACGTCCGACGCCCGTTATAGGCCTTTTCTCGTTTTTAATTGACCGGAAAGATGTATCTCCCACTGTCACTATGGATGGAGAGACCGTCCCGTTTACCCCACAAGTAAGTGATCTGGAACCTTGCGAAAAGAACGAATCACCTCAGGTGGATATTCTTCCTGAGATAGTGGTGAGGGAACCATATATTTCAGTTCCTCTCGTCGAGCTGGCGTATGCACGCAGTGGCGACAAGGGCAATAAGGTCAATATTGGCATCATTGCCAGAAAACCTGAGTATCTACCATGGATAGCTAAAGGGCTTAGTACTGAAGGTATCTTGGAAGCCTTCGCTCATTTTAGGCCGGAAAGTGCGGAGGTATTCCATCTATCTGGGGTTCATGCACTTAACATTGTCCTCAATGACGTGCTTGCTGGCGGTGGTATATCCAGCTTGCGAATGGATCCTCAAGGGAAGGCCTACGCGCAGGTGTTGCTACATCAATCGATTGTTGTTCCTGAAAAACTGGTTTCCTTGAAGACTATCTCACAATCCCCCTTCGAGATTGAGGAGTTAACCTGA
- a CDS encoding enoyl-CoA hydratase/isomerase family protein, which yields MLDLREFETILAEVEDGILTIYLNQPKKRNALSQTMIAEITSVLDEVSDNNRIRAIVFKGKGGVFSAGADLASFQKILSAKEGQKPAAFEANKEGGQFFLKVHSMPQLTIAHVEGAAMAGGLGLACACDYILAEETAKFAFTETRIGLPPAQIAPYVLKRLGYQAAKKMLLMGASIRANEAQKTGLVDDVYDSEASAGEKLEVLKGQIIACAPNAFAATKALIDKAESHRASAFIDVAAECFASAFAGDEAGEGIRSFFEKRKPVWS from the coding sequence ATGCTGGATTTGCGTGAGTTTGAAACTATTTTGGCTGAGGTTGAGGATGGTATTCTGACCATTTACTTAAATCAGCCCAAAAAACGGAATGCCTTGTCTCAGACCATGATTGCCGAAATAACATCTGTGTTGGATGAGGTTTCAGATAATAACCGCATACGCGCTATTGTATTCAAAGGGAAGGGCGGTGTCTTCAGCGCCGGGGCTGATCTTGCCAGTTTCCAGAAAATACTCTCGGCAAAAGAGGGACAAAAACCGGCAGCCTTTGAAGCAAACAAAGAAGGTGGACAGTTTTTCTTGAAAGTCCATAGTATGCCCCAATTGACCATTGCCCATGTAGAGGGCGCTGCCATGGCTGGAGGGTTGGGGCTGGCTTGCGCCTGTGACTATATCCTTGCTGAAGAAACCGCGAAGTTTGCTTTTACCGAGACTAGGATTGGCTTACCCCCCGCTCAGATAGCCCCTTATGTTCTTAAGAGGTTGGGGTATCAAGCGGCTAAGAAAATGCTGCTGATGGGGGCTTCAATCCGAGCAAATGAGGCACAAAAAACCGGCTTGGTTGATGACGTCTATGACAGTGAAGCATCTGCGGGAGAAAAGCTGGAAGTCCTGAAAGGGCAAATTATAGCATGCGCCCCTAATGCTTTTGCTGCCACCAAAGCCCTCATAGATAAGGCCGAGAGCCACCGTGCCTCCGCCTTTATTGATGTCGCAGCAGAGTGCTTTGCGAGCGCATTTGCGGGCGATGAAGCGGGAGAGGGAATACGTTCTTTTTTTGAGAAACGAAAGCCCGTGTGGTCATAG
- a CDS encoding NAD(P)/FAD-dependent oxidoreductase, translating to MADILVLGAGMVGISSALALQERGHHVTVLDRREPGMETSYGNAGIIQAEAAEPYALPRDLATLTRYVLGLSNDVSWTLKGVVTQAPALIRYFHNSSPKRLTAIAQNYSQLISAACKDHAPLIEAVHADNLITRQGLWYMYRHERDLEKAALDLERMNHAYGVQSRVLDGQACRTEEPALTHTPAGAIHWQQSWSCSNPAQLTRQYAELFTQRGGTVATCQVQQLVKSTRGWRVLTSEGEFTSEYVVVALGPWSPALLKPLGYRISMVYKRGYHGHYKAPVPLQRPILDVDNGVVAATMSKGLRVSTGAALVSREDHANPQQLVRGVSGLSDLLEIGPRIKEPQWFGTRPCLPDMLPLVGPVPNHHGLFLNFGHGHQGFTLGPTTARILASSIDSRLSDLGAALSPASRL from the coding sequence TTGGCGGATATACTGGTTTTGGGCGCCGGAATGGTTGGAATTTCGAGCGCTTTAGCACTCCAAGAACGAGGTCATCATGTTACTGTTCTGGATCGAAGAGAACCTGGAATGGAAACCAGTTATGGCAATGCCGGCATCATTCAGGCCGAGGCTGCCGAGCCATATGCCCTGCCACGAGATTTGGCAACCCTAACCCGGTACGTACTAGGCCTCAGCAATGATGTGAGCTGGACACTCAAGGGGGTGGTTACACAGGCACCAGCTCTAATACGATATTTTCACAACTCCTCTCCCAAACGCCTCACTGCAATCGCCCAAAACTATTCTCAACTCATTTCAGCCGCGTGCAAAGACCATGCTCCGCTTATTGAGGCTGTACATGCAGACAATCTAATTACACGGCAGGGCTTATGGTACATGTATCGCCATGAACGGGACCTGGAAAAAGCCGCCTTGGATTTGGAACGCATGAACCACGCATATGGGGTCCAGTCCCGCGTTCTTGATGGCCAAGCATGCCGAACAGAAGAACCCGCATTAACCCACACTCCCGCCGGTGCAATTCATTGGCAACAAAGCTGGAGTTGTTCAAACCCTGCACAATTAACCCGCCAATATGCAGAGTTATTCACTCAGCGAGGCGGAACAGTTGCGACTTGCCAAGTACAGCAGCTTGTAAAGTCCACAAGGGGCTGGCGCGTATTGACGAGTGAAGGAGAGTTTACTTCGGAATACGTTGTTGTTGCTTTGGGGCCTTGGTCACCTGCTCTGCTCAAGCCGCTCGGTTACCGTATTTCTATGGTATATAAGCGGGGCTATCATGGTCATTATAAAGCGCCAGTTCCCCTGCAACGCCCAATTCTGGATGTTGATAATGGTGTCGTGGCGGCAACAATGAGCAAGGGCTTAAGGGTTTCAACCGGCGCAGCTCTTGTTTCGCGAGAGGACCATGCAAACCCACAACAACTGGTGCGCGGGGTATCGGGCTTGTCTGACTTGCTCGAAATAGGCCCCCGAATTAAAGAGCCTCAGTGGTTTGGAACACGCCCCTGCTTACCAGATATGCTGCCACTCGTTGGCCCCGTGCCCAACCATCACGGCCTATTCTTGAATTTTGGCCATGGCCACCAAGGGTTTACTCTAGGGCCAACCACCGCACGAATACTCGCTAGTTCAATAGATAGTAGACTCTCTGACTTAGGTGCAGCCTTATCTCCCGCCTCCCGGCTATAA
- a CDS encoding putative quinol monooxygenase, whose protein sequence is MNKSVLVLASFYPKKGMEEAVGKVLNGMIIPSRAERGNEIYDLFSETGEDEQVLSYHLLEKYVSAAALVEHQKSDHYCDYRKAIGSLLESPIGVTRLNPIDARI, encoded by the coding sequence GTGAACAAGAGTGTTCTGGTACTTGCGTCTTTTTATCCCAAAAAAGGAATGGAAGAAGCTGTCGGGAAGGTTCTCAATGGAATGATCATTCCATCCCGTGCTGAACGTGGGAATGAAATATATGACCTTTTCAGTGAAACCGGTGAGGATGAGCAAGTTCTATCTTATCATCTTCTCGAAAAATATGTGAGCGCGGCAGCTCTAGTGGAGCATCAAAAAAGTGATCACTATTGTGACTATCGAAAAGCAATTGGCTCACTGCTTGAAAGCCCGATTGGGGTGACCAGATTGAACCCCATTGATGCCCGTATTTGA
- a CDS encoding TetR/AcrR family transcriptional regulator, translating to MKQKTDLKRQKGMATRKLLIESTINSLDKRGYSETSINRVLEGVDVSRGALMHHFPTKEDLIISTIDFLLSRILRKSEPRKIIAPPQENDTGKLPDLLITYWRKIVDTPEGRAFSEIILASRTDSNLAQRIEDKLARWDQELGQFFVPENMEGTDQEDQMVIVSTILRSFIRGLILQQQFGNSPQFIESMIRTFAKLLEPQLDLRHISTYLSKP from the coding sequence ATGAAACAAAAAACCGATTTAAAGCGCCAAAAAGGCATGGCCACTCGTAAGTTATTGATTGAATCAACTATCAATTCTCTGGATAAGCGAGGGTATTCGGAGACTTCTATTAACCGAGTTCTTGAAGGTGTGGACGTGAGCCGCGGGGCGCTAATGCACCACTTTCCGACCAAAGAGGACTTGATTATTAGCACCATCGATTTTCTATTGTCGCGAATACTACGTAAAAGCGAGCCAAGAAAAATAATTGCCCCCCCCCAAGAAAACGATACGGGCAAGTTGCCAGATCTCCTGATTACTTATTGGCGCAAAATCGTTGATACGCCAGAAGGGCGGGCCTTTTCAGAGATAATTCTAGCCAGTCGCACTGATAGCAACCTTGCTCAGCGGATAGAAGATAAACTGGCTCGGTGGGATCAAGAATTAGGCCAGTTTTTTGTACCTGAAAACATGGAGGGAACCGACCAAGAAGACCAAATGGTTATCGTTTCCACTATTCTGCGTAGCTTTATTCGAGGGCTCATTTTACAACAGCAGTTTGGAAACTCTCCGCAATTTATTGAATCAATGATAAGGACTTTTGCAAAACTTCTAGAGCCTCAATTGGACCTAAGGCATATTAGCACGTATTTATCTAAGCCATGA
- a CDS encoding SDR family NAD(P)-dependent oxidoreductase, with the protein MDLQIKGRTAIISGSSRGIGFAIAEELVANGVSVVLVARGAKPLEEAKSELQSRNQAQVESFAIDITARDAADKIVSFALKKFGSIGILVNNAGRAHAGGVMSSTEEDWEGMTALKLSSMRRMCKAVIPIMQANGWGRIINMSSIGGIYPNPKLLISHVLSAAINNLTKSLALEVAKDGILVNAIGVGAVATENWAHNMLPAVRASRPELAHLSDDELLSQVSLELTPIGRPGKPEEIASIAAYLCSNRNGFVTGDTIEASGGADRFM; encoded by the coding sequence ATGGACCTGCAAATCAAAGGACGTACTGCGATAATATCGGGCAGCAGCCGCGGGATTGGCTTCGCGATTGCCGAGGAGCTTGTTGCCAATGGTGTATCTGTTGTTTTGGTTGCTAGGGGAGCAAAGCCTCTGGAGGAAGCGAAATCCGAGTTACAAAGCCGAAATCAAGCGCAAGTTGAGAGCTTTGCCATCGACATAACTGCTCGGGATGCGGCAGATAAGATTGTTTCTTTTGCCTTAAAGAAGTTTGGTAGTATTGGCATTCTCGTAAACAACGCTGGGCGAGCCCATGCGGGTGGTGTGATGAGTTCTACGGAAGAGGATTGGGAGGGTATGACTGCTTTGAAACTCTCTTCCATGCGACGAATGTGCAAGGCAGTGATCCCAATCATGCAAGCAAATGGATGGGGACGTATTATCAATATGTCCTCAATTGGCGGGATCTACCCGAACCCGAAGCTCCTGATTTCCCACGTGCTGAGTGCTGCCATAAATAACTTAACCAAATCACTTGCATTGGAAGTTGCTAAGGATGGAATTTTGGTCAATGCAATTGGGGTTGGCGCTGTTGCAACTGAGAACTGGGCACATAACATGTTGCCGGCTGTGCGTGCATCAAGGCCCGAGTTGGCGCATCTTTCCGATGATGAGCTGCTTTCACAGGTGTCTTTGGAACTTACTCCGATTGGGCGCCCTGGAAAACCTGAGGAAATTGCATCTATTGCAGCTTACCTATGCTCCAATCGCAATGGCTTCGTAACTGGAGATACGATTGAAGCCTCCGGCGGTGCAGACCGGTTTATGTAG